Proteins from one Setaria italica strain Yugu1 chromosome V, Setaria_italica_v2.0, whole genome shotgun sequence genomic window:
- the LOC101776378 gene encoding snRNA-activating protein complex subunit isoform X2, with protein sequence MEDDSNSSTPPQPEEQTCDEGMSANPTPRNEALTSSPSAERENSRLPVEDTAVISHEPESSNGKPRGKKAKTRCRKGKTGTITLDSLVERENHGSPVDMAIVPHEPEGSEGNGTATSNPSAENAVSESPVDLSIVPHDPEGTNGQTTCEKVKKRGRHFDREVRAKILQGSYLTKADKWVEIKAKQDEDKYAARLHSFSGDSVKSKCSKSSSDKIEMATSLKLTGVPWKNKASRPEEHRTVVHPEVILCVEIYQKKCGSVKCQELLVLGSQFLTDLRDNICCLTDKLMKVAGQHDHSGYFLIEDTFYNDSRHRSATDYSKPILDWLQNSGDEVAEKWDAITSGVLKKRQKDLLRGLNISNVPEFKSERMQTTRFSDLHFRPGAGYLYCHQGSCNHRIVIRDMRLIHQDDSQDQADYPLQTFQLQKRLQKCSVCQIYPATKMTVDDKWALNNPCYFCIKCYYLLHYKEDNTLLYEHTVYDFIQE encoded by the exons ATGGAG GATGACTCGAATTCTAGCACTCCACCACAACCAGAGGAGCAAACGTGTGATGAAGG GATGTCAGCGAATCCAACCCCTAGAAATGAGGCCCTCACATCGAGCCCATCAGCTGAAAGGGAGAACTCTAGATTGCCTGTTGAGGATACTGCAGTCATATCACACGAACCAGAAAGCAGCAATGGTAAGCCCAGAGGCAAAAAGGCGAAAACCAGATGTAGGAAGGGCAAAACTGGAACCATCACATTAGATTCATTGGTTGAAAGAGAGAACCATGGATCACCTGTCGATATGGCAATTGTACCACATGAACCAGAAGGCAGTGAAGGAAATGGGACGGCCACTTCAAATCCATCTGCTGAAAATGCTGTCTCTGAATCACCTGTTGATTTGTCAATTGTTCCACATGATCCAGAGGGAACCAATGGGCAAACAACATGTGAGAAGGTCAAAAAGAGAGGGAGACATTTTGATAGAGAGGTTCGAGCAAAGATTTTACAA GGAAGCTATCTTACTAAAGCAGACAAGTGGGTAGAAATCAAGGCCAAGCAAGACGAAGACAAATATGCAGCAAGGCTTCACTCTTTCAG TGGTGATTCTGTGAAGTCTAAATGTTCCAAGTCATCATCTGATAAAATCGAAATGGCGACATCTCTTAAATTAACCGGCGTGCCTTGGAAG AACAAAGCTTCAAGACCTGAGGAGCACAGAACTGTGGTCCATCCAGAAGTAATTCTTTGTGTCGAAATTTACCAGAAGAAATGTGGCTCTGTGAAG TGCCAGGAACTTCTTGTGTTGGGAAGCCAATTCCTTACTGATCTGAGGGACAACATTTGTTGTTTGACTGATAAGCTGATGAAGGTGGCTGGGCAACACGATCATTCTGGATATTTCCTTATTGAG GACACATTCTACAACGATTCGAGACATCGTTCTGCCACTGATTACAGTAAACCTATACTTGATTGGCTTCAGAATTCCGGTGATGAGGTAGCTGAGAAGTGGGATGCCATAACATCGGGTGTTTTGAAGAAACGGCAGAAGGATTTACTGAGGGGTTTGAATATTTCTAACGTGCCCGAATTTAAATCTGAAAGAATGCAAACAACTCGCTTCTCTGACCTGCACTTCCGGCCTGGTGCTGGGTACCTCTACTGCCATCAG GGTAGCTGCAATCACAGGATCGTGATAAGGGACATGAGGTTGATCCACCAGGATGACTCGCAGGACCAGGCAGATTACCCTCTCCAGACGTTCCAGTTGCAGAAGCGCTTGCAGAAGTGCTCGGTGTGCCAGATCTACCCTGCCACCAAGATGACGGTCGACGACAAGTGGGCGCTGAACAACCCCTGCTACTTCTGCATCAAATGCTACTACCTCCTGCACTACAAGGAGGACAACACGCTGCTTTATGAGCACACTGTATATGATTTCATCCAAGAGTAA
- the LOC101776378 gene encoding snRNA-activating protein complex subunit isoform X1 has product MAATEEGAESSAAEEREPVSFARGGPVFVPFMVGPISTAPGFMHSALQELQSLEAELGDPGDEFDGELCIDELRVLTQEELVEHALQEAMEDDSNSSTPPQPEEQTCDEGMSANPTPRNEALTSSPSAERENSRLPVEDTAVISHEPESSNGKPRGKKAKTRCRKGKTGTITLDSLVERENHGSPVDMAIVPHEPEGSEGNGTATSNPSAENAVSESPVDLSIVPHDPEGTNGQTTCEKVKKRGRHFDREVRAKILQGSYLTKADKWVEIKAKQDEDKYAARLHSFSGDSVKSKCSKSSSDKIEMATSLKLTGVPWKNKASRPEEHRTVVHPEVILCVEIYQKKCGSVKCQELLVLGSQFLTDLRDNICCLTDKLMKVAGQHDHSGYFLIEDTFYNDSRHRSATDYSKPILDWLQNSGDEVAEKWDAITSGVLKKRQKDLLRGLNISNVPEFKSERMQTTRFSDLHFRPGAGYLYCHQGSCNHRIVIRDMRLIHQDDSQDQADYPLQTFQLQKRLQKCSVCQIYPATKMTVDDKWALNNPCYFCIKCYYLLHYKEDNTLLYEHTVYDFIQE; this is encoded by the exons ATGGCGGCCACCGAAGAGGGAGCCGAGAGCTCCGCTGCCGAAGAGCGGGAGCCCGTCTCCTTCGCTCGGGGCGGCCCGGTGTTCGTTCCCTTCATGGTGGGCCCCATCTCCACCGCCCCAGGGTTCATGCACTCCGCCCTCCAGGAGCTTCAG TCCTTGGAAGCTGAATTGGGAGACCCTGGTGACGAATTCGACGGTGAGCTTTG CATCGATGAGCTGAGGGTGCTCACCCAGGAGGAGCTGGTGGAGCACGCCCTCCAGGAGGCTATGGAG GATGACTCGAATTCTAGCACTCCACCACAACCAGAGGAGCAAACGTGTGATGAAGG GATGTCAGCGAATCCAACCCCTAGAAATGAGGCCCTCACATCGAGCCCATCAGCTGAAAGGGAGAACTCTAGATTGCCTGTTGAGGATACTGCAGTCATATCACACGAACCAGAAAGCAGCAATGGTAAGCCCAGAGGCAAAAAGGCGAAAACCAGATGTAGGAAGGGCAAAACTGGAACCATCACATTAGATTCATTGGTTGAAAGAGAGAACCATGGATCACCTGTCGATATGGCAATTGTACCACATGAACCAGAAGGCAGTGAAGGAAATGGGACGGCCACTTCAAATCCATCTGCTGAAAATGCTGTCTCTGAATCACCTGTTGATTTGTCAATTGTTCCACATGATCCAGAGGGAACCAATGGGCAAACAACATGTGAGAAGGTCAAAAAGAGAGGGAGACATTTTGATAGAGAGGTTCGAGCAAAGATTTTACAA GGAAGCTATCTTACTAAAGCAGACAAGTGGGTAGAAATCAAGGCCAAGCAAGACGAAGACAAATATGCAGCAAGGCTTCACTCTTTCAG TGGTGATTCTGTGAAGTCTAAATGTTCCAAGTCATCATCTGATAAAATCGAAATGGCGACATCTCTTAAATTAACCGGCGTGCCTTGGAAG AACAAAGCTTCAAGACCTGAGGAGCACAGAACTGTGGTCCATCCAGAAGTAATTCTTTGTGTCGAAATTTACCAGAAGAAATGTGGCTCTGTGAAG TGCCAGGAACTTCTTGTGTTGGGAAGCCAATTCCTTACTGATCTGAGGGACAACATTTGTTGTTTGACTGATAAGCTGATGAAGGTGGCTGGGCAACACGATCATTCTGGATATTTCCTTATTGAG GACACATTCTACAACGATTCGAGACATCGTTCTGCCACTGATTACAGTAAACCTATACTTGATTGGCTTCAGAATTCCGGTGATGAGGTAGCTGAGAAGTGGGATGCCATAACATCGGGTGTTTTGAAGAAACGGCAGAAGGATTTACTGAGGGGTTTGAATATTTCTAACGTGCCCGAATTTAAATCTGAAAGAATGCAAACAACTCGCTTCTCTGACCTGCACTTCCGGCCTGGTGCTGGGTACCTCTACTGCCATCAG GGTAGCTGCAATCACAGGATCGTGATAAGGGACATGAGGTTGATCCACCAGGATGACTCGCAGGACCAGGCAGATTACCCTCTCCAGACGTTCCAGTTGCAGAAGCGCTTGCAGAAGTGCTCGGTGTGCCAGATCTACCCTGCCACCAAGATGACGGTCGACGACAAGTGGGCGCTGAACAACCCCTGCTACTTCTGCATCAAATGCTACTACCTCCTGCACTACAAGGAGGACAACACGCTGCTTTATGAGCACACTGTATATGATTTCATCCAAGAGTAA
- the LOC101777469 gene encoding uncharacterized protein LOC101777469, whose product MAAALRALLLAAAAAVVLLASGARGAAGRTAAAEAANAVLRAHQLPGGLLPAGITAFRHDAATGAFEADLAAPCTTRFEVELRYNATVAGVISRGRIAAISGVAAQDLFIWFPVHDITVDIPSSGVIYFNVGVVKKHFPLALFDAPPACTPDRLLRTTPQRLEDVDLDGLLISGSASQ is encoded by the exons atgGCGGCCGCGCTgcgggcgctgctgctggccgccgccgccgccgtcgtgcttCTGGCGTCGggggcgcgcggggcggcggggcggacggcggcggcggaggcggccaacGCGGTGCTGCGGGCGCACCAGCTCCCCGGCGGGCTGCTGCCCGCGGGGATCACGGCGTTCCGGCACGACGCCGCCACGGGCGCGTTCGAGGCCGACCTGGCCGCGCCCTGCACGACGCGCTTCGAGGTCGAGCTCCGCTACAACGCCACCGTGGCCGGGGTCATCAGCCGCGGACGGATCGCCGCCATCTCCGGGGTCGCCGCACAGGACCTCTTCATATGGTTCCCCGTCCACGACATCACCGTCGACATCCCCTCGTCTGGCGTCATCTACTTCAACGTCGGCGTCGTCAAGAAGCACTTCCCGCTCGCCCTCTtcgacgcgccgccggcctgcacgcccgaccgcctcctccgcACCACCCCGCAG CGGCTGGAGGACGTCGACTTGGACGGATTGCTCATCAGCGGTTCGGCGTCGCAATGA
- the LOC101777054 gene encoding uncharacterized protein LOC101777054, protein MATPTATALSCSCRPSPSSSSSSTAAFRRLNIASVSSGPPPRRRRLRLAPLHVVDDSKEVQAEASAAADLPEERSQTDKMVDGMDFGKLCNDFECISSPYVESTARQIARDILELREDNRAFNCYAVSVKYKDPFRTFVGRDKYMRPLWITKALENPVVTVQEMSMQSTSNLTIKWAFRGKPKNPFFATIGGDVIVHVESQFVLNQISGQVLEQVDSWDLSASSLPAQTYFWLSRRVYSTVESGKDTIEAAKSTASGLSTKEDQNLEAYPDPSGDPTKFFQRPDDGFNQDVYQIGLLLAVIYFIVQFLKTTL, encoded by the exons ATGGCGACCCCCACCGCCACTGCGCTCTCCTGCTCCTGCCGCccctcaccctcctcctcctcctcctccaccgctgccTTCCGCCGGCTGAACATCGCCTCCGTTTCCAGTggaccgcctcctcgccgccgccgcctccgtctcgCGCCGCTGCACG TTGTCGATGACTCGAAGGAGGTGCAGGCGgaggcgagcgccgccgccgatcttCCCGAGGAGAGGTCTCAGACGGATAAGATGGTCGACGGCATGGATTTCGGGAAGCTCTGCAACGACTTCGAGTGCATAAGCAGCCCCTACGTGGAGTCCACGGCGAGGCAGATAGCGCGGGACATCCTCGAGCTGCGGGAGGACAACCGGGCATTCAACTGCTATGCCGTCTCCGTCAAATACAAG GATCCGTTCAGGACATTTGTTGGACGTGACAAGTACATGAGGCCACTGTGGATCACCAAGGCATTGGAAAACCCTGTAGTG ACAGTCCAGGAAATGTCAATGCAATCGACAAGTAATCTGACCATCAAGTGGGCATTCAGAGGGAAGCCTAAGAATCCATTCTTTGCAACCATTGGAGGAGATGTCATTGTCCATGTTGAATCCCAGTTCGTGTTGAACCAGATAAGTGGCCAAGTGCTCGAACAGGTAGACTCCTGGGACCTCTCTGCCTCGTCTCTTCCTGCCCAGACCTACTTCTGGTTGTCAAGAAGGGTTTACTCTACTGTTGAGTCTGGGAAGGACACAATCGAAGCTGCTAAGAGCACGGCATCCGGGCTGTCAACAAAGGAAGATCAGAATTTAGAGGCTTATCCGGATCCTTCTGGTGATCCtacaaag TTCTTTCAAAGGCCAGATGATGGATTCAATCAAGATGTGTACCAGATTGGGCTTTTGCTGGCCGTGATCTACTTCATTGTACAATTTCTGAAAACAACTCTGTGA
- the LOC101778833 gene encoding putative pentatricopeptide repeat-containing protein At5g37570 produces the protein MAAQPNRMAPFDRIARALASDHPPPPPAALHAHLLRSHAAATAPALIRSLINGAISRLSKPRPRAAVGLLLLMPRLPVSPDHFSLPFALNAAASLRLLPLGASLHAVAIRLALLPLRLPVANALVDFYAKCEDFPAAHAALADIPAPDAVSFNSLLCAHARNASVPSAESLFAAMPSRTQVSWNAMVVVYVSAGDLASARRVFDEMPTRDTASWSVLIVGYCKRGLVQRARELFDKMPAKNLVAWTAVINGYAQTGRPKATLALFRELEAARIEPDAATMVGVISAASQMGSTELAGWVGAYVDRKKIERNEKILTALVDMHAKCGNVEQALSAFREIAQPDAYPYTALISGLATHGHGKLALEVFERMQTQAVWPDPITFVGVLTACSHAGLVDKGLEYWEAMVRDYGIERRADHYACVVDMLGRAGRIEEAFEMVQTMPMGPHPGALGALLSACKTYDNVEIAEIVANKLFELEPGNTGNYILLSNIYAGKELWEEAERVRSLMRTKLPFKKPGSTWVEDRQKEHAKMSIMD, from the coding sequence ATGGCGGCCCAGCCCAACCGCATGGCGCCCTTCGACCGcatcgcccgcgcgctcgcctccgaccacccgccaccgccgcccgccgcgctgcacgcccacctcctccgctcgcacgccgcggccaccgcgccCGCTCTCATCCGCTCGCTCATCAACGGCGCCATCAGCCGCCTCTCCaagccgcgcccgcgcgccgcggtcGGCCTGCTCCTCCTCATGCCGCGCCTGCCCGTCTCCCCCGACCACTTCTCCCTCCCCTTCGCGCTCAACGCCGCCGCgtcgctccgcctcctcccgctcgGCGCCTCCCTCCACGCCGTCGCCATCCGCCTCGCGCTCCTCCCGCTCCGCCTCCCCGTCGCCaacgcgctcgtcgacttctaCGCCAAGTGCGAGGACTTCcccgccgcgcacgccgcgcTCGCGGACATCCCCGCCCCCGACGCGGTCTCCTTCAACTCCCTTCTCTGCGCGCACGCCCGCAACGCCTCCGTGCCTTCCGCTGAGTCCCTCTTCGCCGCCATGCCCAGCAGAACCCAGGTCTCCTGGAACGCCATGGTGGTCGTCTACGTCAGCGCTGGTGACCTCGCATCTGCTCGCCGCGTGTTTGATGAAATGCCTACGAGAGACACGGCGTCGTGGTCGGTGCTGATTGTTGGATATTGTAAGCGCGGCTTAGTGCAGAGAGCGCGCGAGCTGTTTGATAAAATGCCGGCAAAGAATCTCGTGGCTTGGACGGCAGTGATTAATGGTTATGCACAGACTGGACGGCCTAAGGCAACACTTGCTTTGTTTAGGGAACTGGAGGCTGCTAGGATTGAGCCTGATGCAGCCACAATGGTTGGGGTTATTTCTGCAGCTTCACAGATGGGAAGCACAGAGTTGGCTGGGTGGGTTGGAGCATATGTTGACAGGAAGAAGATAGAAAGGAATGAGAAGATTCTTACTGCATTAGTAGATATGCACGCTAAGTGTGGCAATGTTGAACAGGCACTGAGTGCTTTCAGGGAGATCGCACAGCCTGATGCCTATCCATACACAGCATTGATCAGTGGGCTGGCAACTCATGGGCATGGAAAGCTGGCACTTGAAGTGTTTGAAAGGATGCAGACTCAGGCCGTCTGGCCGGACCCTATCACCTTCGTTGGTGTACTTACTGCGTGCAGCCATGCAGGGCTTGTCGATAAGGGACTGGAGTATTGGGAGGCAATGGTGCGGGATTATGGAATTGAGCGCCGTGCGGATCACTATGCCTGTGTCGTAGACATGCTTGGCCGAGCAGGGAGGATTGAGGAGGCATTTGAGATGGTTCAAACGATGCCAATGGGGCCACATCCGGGGGCTCTTGGTGCACTGCTGAGTGCCTGCAAGACATATGACAATGTCGAGATTGCAGAAATTGTTGCAAACAAGCTTTTTGAGTTGGAACCTGGGAACACAGGGAACTATATACTGCTTTCAAATATATATGCTGGGAAAGAACTGTGGGAGGAGGCGGAAAGAGTTAGATCGCTGATGAGAACAAAACTGCCATTTAAAAAGCCAGGATCCACTTGGGTTGAGGATCGACAGAAGGAGCATGCCAAGATGTCTATAATGGACTGA